The Branchiostoma lanceolatum isolate klBraLanc5 chromosome 10, klBraLanc5.hap2, whole genome shotgun sequence genome has a window encoding:
- the LOC136443472 gene encoding uncharacterized protein, with translation MASESFLCLVLTILLSTSCTVHVSAETCAEVCENCLADTEVTQDVFINRTACTEECEKNIHLGTDNKQFIRAPMWKKCYRLLHELRSKKGPYLIHDVQPVKANWQPAIAVSAVTVLIVFIIITMVTIKLCVKREILRTDCSRPPANPNGTIASTALMEYMAEEDTQKAKQDLI, from the exons ATGGCATCCGAAAGTTTTCTTTGCTTGGTGCTTACGATTCTGCTAAGTACCTCATGTACGGTACACGTCTCAGCAGAGACCTGCGCAGAGGTATGCGAGAACTGTCTAGCGGATACGGAAGTGACGCAGGACGTCTTTATCAACAGGACGGCATGTACTGAAGAATGTGAGAAGAATATCCACTTGGGAACTGATAACAAACAGTTCATCAGGGCACCGATGTGGAAGAAGTGTTACAGACTGCTGCACGAATT GAGGAGTAAGAAGGGTCCATACCTGATACATGACGTACAGCCCGTGAAGGCGAACTGGCAACCGGCGATCGCCGTCAGTGCAGTCACTGTCCTCatcgtcttcatcatcatcaccatggtaaccatcaAACTCTGTGTGAAGCGGGAGATCCTTCGTACAGA CTGCAGCCGTCCACCAGCCAACCCGAACGGCACCATAGCCAGTACTGCATTGATGGAATATATGGCTGAGGAGGACACGCAAAAGGCCAAGCAGGACTTGATATGA
- the LOC136443453 gene encoding uncharacterized protein KIAA1958-like, with protein sequence MEATFSCPQCSFCVDHDVMLRVLKHFFNCTSFQYIMDLSCGHHPGLGHTHFPGTLKYKHVSDCPASAANKNATPQTCPIQREPTMDENMAENELDDSTTMIPHTEIKTEPDDDTMESPDCTVVEPAAPPTQMMDTAGFREDCHPVSVVCAMGGIQGASAVAGSSNDTDETETHTITTEPVGAPSMVVTRPPSMAATRTQPAGSHGNNDGGTLDLSLQLTCTQSSHPTATTSQEEFGEKSETQEELGEECSDEEFSMTSSGKDVKAQQLWSNRRRKQLCAHNYPVKWAANAYQAWAEQENRKLSAKQPPEKFLAPTDWSKATPEEANFWVSKYLTEVRKQDGTLYTPSTLQTLAHGLDHHIKEDLGINYLDLMSNNLQFADVRNALVNQKQLLGHLEGISKYGVKEFTQQDEVKMWRTVFDLNTPQGLLYAVYYHNCKLFGVWTGEEHHSLTVSQFTFGQDNKGQFVKFIRQGRRKKDQGKAYTYHAVPGNPWCVVGLYRLYLSKIPPGGHFYFRPAANQNPVSYGCHWYSTQPIGHNHFATIMAKLAEMIGLEGRYTPASACKKRPLRGDLPSCKRQCSHEHITIPTVHGTTLAPVNIAAKSSSVHSAAAASHSSCSASFTEGAPNLTLSEGNRTAQQMFMLVPVASSMAGTGDIAPGRAARGNDREPYQP encoded by the exons ATGGAGGCCACCTTCAGCTGTCCCCAGTGTTCCTTCTGTGTGGACCATGACGTCATGCTCCGAGTCCTGAAACATTTCTTCAACTGTACGTCCTTCCAGTACATCATGGACCTCAGCTGTGGCCACCACCCCGGCCTCGGCCACACACACTTCCCGGGAACTCTGAAATACAAACACGTCTCGGATTGTCCCGCGTCCGCCGCCAACAAGAACGCGACTCCGCAGACTTGTCCAATCCAAAGAGAGCCCACCATGGATGAAAACATGGCGGAAAACGAGTTGGATGACTCCACGACAATGATACCGCACACAGAAATCAAGACTGAACCCGATGACGACACCATGGAGAGCCCTGATTGTACTGTAGTTGAGCCAGCTGCGCCCCCTACCCAGATGATGGATACTGCAGGTTTCAGGGAGGATTGCCACCCTGTGAGTGTGGTGTGTGCGATGGGAGGGATACAGGGTGCTAGTGCTGTAGCTGGCAGCAGCAATGATACTGACGAGACAGAGACACATACCATCACCACAGAGCCAGTAGGAGCCCCGTCCATGGTCGTGACTCGACCCCCCTCCATGGCGGCCACGAGAACCCAGCCTGCAGGTTCCCATGGCAACAACGACGGAGGGACGTTAG ACCTGTCTCTTCAGCTCACCTGTACACAGTCCTCCCATCCCACGGCTACGACTAGTCAAGAGGAGTTTGGTGAGAAAAGCGAGACCCAAGAAGAACTTGGTGAGGAATGCTCTGATGAGGAGTTCTCGATGACATCAAGTGGAAAAGATGTGAAAGCCCAGCAGCTGTGGTCCAACAGACGTAGGAAGCAGTTGTGTGCCCACAATTACCCTGTCAAGTGGGCAGCTAACGCCTACCAGGCCTGGGCAGAGCAGGAAAACAGAAAACTGTCAGCAAAACAACCGCCGGAAAAGTTCCTCGCTCCCACGGATTGGTCAAAAGCTACCCCAGAAGAGGCAAACTTCTGGGTCAGCAAGTATCTCACTGAAGTGAGGAAGCAAGATGGGACGCTTTACACTCCTAGTACGTTGCAAACCCTCGCCCATGGGCTTGACCATCACATCAAGGAAGACCTAGGAATCAATTATCTAGACCTGATGTCAAACAATCTCCAGTTTGCAGATGTGCGCAATGCTCTTGTCAACCAGAAACAACTCTTGGGCCACTTGGAGGGGATATCGAAGTACGGAGTGAAGGAGTTCACCCAGCAAGATGAGGTAAAGATGTGGAGAACGGTTTTTGACTTAAACACTCCACAGGGACTTCTTTACGCTGTTTACTACCATAACTGCAAGTTGTTTGGTGTCTGGACAGGCGAGGAGCACCACAGCTTGACCGTGTCGCAGTTCACCTTCGGCCAAGACAACAAAGGCCAGTTTGTCAAGTTCATTCGACAAGGAAGGAGGAAAAAAGACCAAGGGAAAGCGTATACTTACCATGCAGTTCCAGGAAACCCGTGGTGTGTGGTTGGCCTGTACCGGCTGTACCTCAGTAAGATTCCGCCAGGGGGACATTTCTACTTCAGACCTGCAGCAAACCAGAACCCTGTAAGTTATGGCTGCCATTGGTACAGTACGCAGCCCATCGGACACAACCATTTTGCCACCATCATGGCAAAGTTAGCGGAGATGATCGGGCTGGAGGGGCGCTACACCCCCGCTTCTGCCTGCAAG AAAAGGCCTTTACGTGGAGACTTGCCCAGCTGTAAGAGACAGTGTTCCCATGAACACATAACAATTCCAACTGTACATGGCACCACACTGGCTCCAGTAAACATAGCAGCCAAGTCGTCATCAGTCCattcagcagcagcagcatccCACAGCTCATGTTCTGCCAGCTTTACTGAAGGAGCCCCAAACCTGACCTTGTCAGAAGGGAACCGAACTGCGCAGCAGATGTTCATGTTAGTGCCTGTGGCCAGCTCTATGGCAGGCACAGGGGACATAG CTCCAGGCCGGGCAGCCAGGGGCAATGATAGAGAACCTTACCAGCCCTGA
- the LOC136443461 gene encoding DNA fragmentation factor subunit beta-like — MGSKPFKIRAAEDTQKYGVAAQDLNDLIAKGCKVLKVPIKGCKICLQQDGTVINSREFFQALPPLSVLVFLRKGEKWTGDDFGKMIKSLLEAPEDPVRKQQLQDSLEDMIAKESSPERVHALNLYLQSLPDNIDAETREEDPDWFEGLEKRYKTKSQVMACSAQGRMRGYYSKTKEFISNLEDPITKIILKRALENFRPCLKKNGYHGDYFRRTAKPKKRLCTQAGWFVCHGPYNAKTCQDKHMINPYSSRQKRTAFSTWNLDHRIEKSRTILPSMQQAAVSCPKGKQLNWEYFYELLFTTDNLKLVEISCHKKDAHKGYDCDEKKYYTSK, encoded by the exons ATGGGCTCCAAACCGTTCAAGATACGTGCAGCGGAAGATACCCAGAAGTACGGTGTGGCAGCCCAGGATCTCAACGATCTGATCGCAAAGGGTTGCAAAGTTTTAAAG GTCCCAATTAAGGGCTGCAAAATATGCCTGCAGCAAGATGGAACTGTTATCAACAGCCGGGAATTTTTCCAAGCGCTCCCGCCGCTTTCAGTCTTGGTGTTCCTGAGAAAAGGAGAGAAGTGGACTGGAGATGACT TTGGGAAGATGATCAAGTCTTTGCTGGAAGCTCCAGAAGACCCTGTGAGGAAACAGCAGTTACAAGATAGTCTCGAGGACATGATTGCCAAGGAGTCGTCCCCAGAAAGGGTCCACgccctgaacctgtacctgcaGAGTCTTCCTGACAACATTGATGCAGAAACCAGGGAGGAGGACCCAGACTGGTTTGAAG GTCTAGAGAAGAGATATAAAACCAAAAGTCAAGTGATGGCCTGTAGTGCTCAGGGGAGGATGAGAGGCTACTATTCAAAG ACAAAAGAATTCATTTCCAACCTGGAGGATCCCATAACAAAGATAATCCTCAAGAGAGCGCTCGAAAACTTCCGACCCTGCCTGAAGAAGAATGGCTACCACGGCGACTACTTCAGACGAACGGCAAAGCCCAAGAAGCGCCTGTGCACGCAGGCGGGTTGGTTCGTCTGCCATGGCCCGTACAACGCCAAAACGTGTCAGGACAAACACATGATCAACCCCTACAGCAGCAGACAGAAGAGGACAGCGTTCAGTACGTGGAACCTGGATCACAG AATTGAGAAGAGTAGAACCATCCTTCCCAGCATGCAGCAGGCAGCCGTGTCCTGTCCGAAGGGGAAACAGCTGAACTGGGAGTActtctacgaactcttgttcaCCACAGACAACCTCAAACTGGTGGAGATCAGCTGTCACAAGAAAGACGCTCACAAGGGGTACGATTGTGACGAGAAAAAATACTACACCAGTAAATAG